In one window of Chryseobacterium sp. JV274 DNA:
- a CDS encoding NADH-quinone oxidoreductase subunit A: protein MNLPESYIPILIQAGVAVGFVAVSLLGAHFLGPQQKKGNSVKNQSWECGVPAEGNARTPFSIKYFLTAVLFVLFDIEIVFFYPYAVNFREFGMEGFLAVLTFVAIFFVAFFYVWKRGALDWDK, encoded by the coding sequence ATGAATTTACCTGAAAGTTATATTCCAATCCTTATCCAGGCTGGTGTAGCAGTAGGATTTGTAGCTGTTTCTTTGCTTGGGGCACATTTCTTGGGACCACAGCAGAAAAAAGGAAACTCTGTAAAAAACCAAAGCTGGGAATGTGGAGTTCCTGCAGAAGGAAATGCTAGAACACCGTTTTCTATCAAGTACTTCCTGACCGCGGTATTGTTCGTACTATTCGATATTGAAATCGTATTCTTTTATCCTTACGCAGTAAACTTTAGAGAATTCGGCATGGAGGGATTCCTTGCTGTACTTACGTTCGTTGCGATATTCTTCGTAGCGTTTTTCTATGTTTGGAAACGCGGTGCGCTGGATTGGGATAAATAA
- a CDS encoding zinc metallopeptidase, with product MAGYYIIIGISMLVSWWVSSRLKSKFEYYSNVHLRNGLSGKEVAEKMLRDNGINDVQVISVPGQLTDHYNPADKTVNLSEGVYMQRNAAAAAVAAHECGHAVQHAVGYSMLNLRSKLVPIVNISSNLMQFVLIAGIAVMAASRTMENPNGNTTVLAIGVAMFAVTTLFAFVTLPVEYDASNRAMKWLKDTGTVTAEEFVGVQDSLKWAARTYVVAALGSLAQLLYWGSLLLGGRRD from the coding sequence ATGGCGGGTTATTATATCATTATTGGTATTTCAATGTTGGTGAGCTGGTGGGTTTCTTCCAGGTTGAAATCAAAATTTGAATATTATTCCAATGTGCACCTTCGAAACGGCCTTTCGGGGAAAGAAGTAGCGGAAAAAATGTTGAGGGATAACGGGATCAATGATGTTCAGGTAATATCTGTTCCCGGGCAGTTGACGGACCACTATAATCCGGCAGATAAAACAGTGAACCTTTCTGAAGGGGTTTACATGCAGAGAAACGCAGCCGCAGCCGCAGTAGCAGCTCATGAATGCGGACACGCAGTACAGCATGCCGTAGGATATTCTATGTTGAATTTACGTTCAAAACTGGTTCCTATTGTTAATATAAGTTCCAATCTGATGCAATTTGTCCTTATAGCGGGTATCGCGGTAATGGCAGCATCAAGAACGATGGAAAATCCCAATGGAAATACAACAGTTCTTGCCATTGGAGTTGCTATGTTTGCTGTGACAACACTTTTTGCTTTTGTAACACTTCCTGTGGAGTATGATGCAAGTAACAGAGCTATGAAATGGCTTAAAGATACAGGAACTGTAACTGCAGAGGAATTTGTAGGAGTGCAGGACAGCCTGAAATGGGCAGCAAGAACTTATGTGGTAGCAGCCTTAGGATCTCTGGCACAACTTCTTTACTGGGGATCATTACTTCTTGGTGGAAGAAGGGATTAA
- a CDS encoding NADH-quinone oxidoreductase subunit B, whose amino-acid sequence MSDKKPVIRTDAPAPEGYEGEGFFATKLSSVIGMARKFSLWPLPFATSCCGIEFMATLNPTYDASRFGMERNSFSPRQADMLMVCGTISKKLGPVLKEVYTQMAEPKWVVAVGACASSGGIFDTYSVLQGIDKIIPVDVYVPGCPPRPEQIIEGVMQVQALAESESIRRRDMPEYQKLLDSYNISN is encoded by the coding sequence ATGTCAGATAAAAAACCAGTAATAAGAACAGATGCACCTGCTCCCGAAGGATATGAAGGAGAAGGGTTTTTCGCAACAAAACTGAGCAGTGTAATCGGGATGGCAAGAAAGTTTTCACTTTGGCCGTTACCTTTTGCTACCTCTTGTTGCGGTATTGAGTTTATGGCTACCCTAAACCCAACGTATGATGCGTCAAGATTTGGTATGGAAAGAAACTCTTTCTCTCCAAGACAAGCAGATATGCTGATGGTTTGTGGAACTATATCAAAGAAATTAGGACCAGTCCTGAAAGAAGTTTATACCCAGATGGCAGAGCCGAAATGGGTAGTAGCAGTTGGAGCTTGTGCTTCCAGCGGTGGTATTTTTGATACATATTCTGTACTTCAGGGGATCGATAAGATTATTCCGGTGGATGTTTATGTTCCTGGATGCCCTCCAAGACCTGAACAGATCATTGAAGGAGTAATGCAGGTACAGGCTCTTGCAGAAAGTGAAAGCATCAGAAGAAGAGATATGCCTGAATATCAGAAATTATTAGATTCTTACAACATAAGCAACTAA
- a CDS encoding bacteriocin-like protein, whose amino-acid sequence MNNLKKVSRASMKTIKGGVFVTCILPNGQPTRCRDKCPQDFCGPTSYMCLIPMDLCGDVM is encoded by the coding sequence ATGAATAACCTGAAAAAAGTATCCAGAGCCAGTATGAAAACCATTAAAGGAGGGGTTTTTGTAACATGTATACTCCCTAATGGACAACCTACAAGATGCAGAGACAAATGCCCTCAGGATTTTTGCGGTCCAACAAGTTATATGTGTCTGATTCCAATGGACCTTTGTGGAGATGTGATGTAA
- a CDS encoding DUF349 domain-containing protein — protein sequence MTTENNLSENEEKNNPNEVSQETSENTVSHDANRHEEDAEHLEEHEEVEISLTDALKEMEKIINTPNAGENFKRFNLLREKASHYIHDEVEDKKHEYVEAGNPAENFSYEHPSQNKYSALVNIFREKHDSFQKGQEEEQKKNLEHRQSIIERLKNLYTSSEPGINLFKSIREIKEEWSKAGQVAKSEFKILNNNYFHHLNQFYQMLDLNKEFLEQEYSHNLEKREHIIARAKELENEPVIQKALNELQYLHKLWKEEAEPVAEEFREKTWEEFKEISNKIHERKSELSASIEKEQTVNLEKKNEIIAEIKKLSEPSETPNHNYWQNAIKRVEDLRSEFLKTGSVPRKLSNQNWNDFKTTLRGFNTTKNNYYKSLKGSQQANLEEKLKLIQTAQDNMNNEEWDISVPLFKKLQEDWKKVGHVPKSMTNKIWDEFRDACNAFFNNYREKSNTSTDNWKENYKNKKVLLDELKLVSNEEGSIEKIEQIKTSWNNIGKVPRDKISINSEFNKTLREKLKINKINELELKEEGLSENQLTDKARKIKNQISDLEGEIVKLENNLSFFNKPSRENPLLRDTYNTIDEKKAHLETLKQNLHSIISGD from the coding sequence ATGACTACAGAAAACAATCTTTCTGAAAACGAAGAAAAGAACAATCCTAACGAAGTATCTCAGGAAACATCAGAAAACACAGTTTCTCATGATGCAAACCGACATGAAGAGGATGCAGAGCACCTGGAAGAACATGAAGAGGTAGAAATTTCCCTTACTGATGCTTTAAAGGAAATGGAAAAAATCATCAACACTCCCAACGCCGGTGAGAATTTCAAAAGATTCAACCTGTTGAGAGAAAAAGCAAGTCACTATATCCATGATGAAGTGGAAGATAAAAAGCACGAATATGTAGAAGCCGGAAATCCTGCTGAAAATTTCAGCTATGAACATCCTTCTCAGAATAAATATTCTGCATTGGTTAATATTTTCAGGGAAAAACATGACAGCTTCCAGAAAGGACAGGAAGAAGAGCAGAAGAAAAACCTTGAACACCGTCAAAGCATTATCGAAAGACTTAAAAATCTATATACCAGTTCTGAACCGGGAATCAATCTTTTTAAATCCATCCGTGAAATTAAAGAAGAATGGTCAAAAGCCGGACAGGTTGCAAAATCTGAATTCAAAATTCTTAACAACAACTACTTCCACCACCTGAACCAATTTTATCAGATGCTGGATCTGAATAAAGAATTTCTGGAGCAGGAATACAGCCACAATCTGGAAAAGAGAGAACATATTATTGCCCGTGCCAAAGAGCTGGAAAATGAACCGGTGATCCAAAAGGCTTTAAATGAACTTCAGTATCTTCATAAGCTTTGGAAGGAAGAAGCTGAGCCTGTTGCAGAGGAATTCCGTGAAAAAACATGGGAAGAATTCAAAGAAATTTCTAACAAAATTCACGAGAGAAAATCTGAGCTTTCTGCTTCTATTGAAAAGGAACAGACCGTAAATCTTGAAAAGAAAAACGAAATCATCGCTGAAATCAAGAAACTGTCTGAGCCATCAGAAACTCCTAATCACAACTACTGGCAAAATGCCATCAAAAGAGTTGAAGATCTGCGTTCTGAATTCTTAAAAACCGGAAGCGTTCCAAGAAAATTATCCAATCAAAACTGGAATGATTTCAAAACAACGCTGAGAGGTTTTAATACAACGAAAAATAACTATTACAAATCGTTGAAAGGTTCACAGCAAGCGAATCTTGAAGAGAAATTAAAACTGATCCAGACGGCACAGGACAATATGAACAATGAAGAATGGGATATTTCAGTTCCATTATTCAAAAAACTACAGGAAGACTGGAAAAAAGTAGGCCACGTTCCAAAGAGCATGACCAACAAAATCTGGGATGAATTCCGTGATGCATGTAATGCGTTCTTCAATAACTACAGAGAGAAAAGCAATACTTCCACCGACAACTGGAAAGAAAATTATAAAAACAAAAAAGTGCTTCTTGATGAATTGAAATTGGTTTCCAATGAAGAAGGTAGTATCGAAAAAATTGAGCAGATCAAAACATCATGGAACAACATCGGTAAAGTTCCGAGAGATAAAATTTCAATCAACTCTGAATTCAACAAGACATTAAGAGAGAAATTGAAAATAAACAAAATCAACGAACTTGAACTGAAAGAAGAAGGTCTATCTGAAAACCAGCTTACTGACAAAGCAAGAAAGATCAAAAACCAGATTTCTGATCTTGAAGGTGAAATTGTAAAACTGGAAAACAACCTTTCTTTCTTCAACAAACCATCAAGGGAAAATCCTCTTTTAAGAGATACTTACAACACCATTGATGAGAAAAAAGCTCATCTGGAAACATTAAAGCAGAATCTCCACAGCATCATCAGCGGAGATTAA
- a CDS encoding IMPACT family protein: protein MTFEYKTIEKPIENTLLKEKGSKFIGFAFPVTNEKELKNALEKIREEHPKATHHCYAFRMGLNGDNYRANDDGEPSGSAGLPIYNQLLANEVTNILVIVVRYYGGTKLGVSGLVKAYKESAKITLEEAKIITRELETEIEILFNFNQQNTIFTLLSKFDAKVLNFDANENCILTASLKLAQKENISKKLSEMQYVSFEFND, encoded by the coding sequence ATGACGTTTGAATACAAAACCATAGAAAAACCCATAGAAAATACTCTTTTAAAGGAAAAAGGAAGCAAGTTTATAGGATTTGCGTTCCCGGTAACCAATGAAAAGGAATTGAAGAATGCGCTGGAAAAAATAAGGGAAGAACATCCGAAAGCTACTCACCACTGTTATGCTTTCAGAATGGGATTAAATGGTGATAACTACCGTGCCAATGATGATGGCGAGCCTTCCGGAAGTGCCGGATTACCTATTTACAATCAGCTGCTGGCAAATGAGGTCACCAATATTCTCGTAATTGTAGTCCGTTATTATGGAGGAACCAAACTAGGGGTTTCGGGATTGGTAAAAGCTTATAAGGAATCTGCAAAGATTACATTGGAAGAAGCTAAAATCATTACCCGTGAACTGGAAACGGAAATAGAGATTCTGTTTAATTTTAATCAGCAGAATACAATATTCACTCTGCTTTCAAAATTTGATGCCAAGGTTTTGAATTTTGACGCCAACGAAAACTGTATTCTTACTGCCTCACTGAAGCTTGCACAAAAAGAAAACATCTCGAAAAAACTCTCCGAGATGCAATATGTTTCATTTGAATTTAATGATTAA
- the ribD gene encoding bifunctional diaminohydroxyphosphoribosylaminopyrimidine deaminase/5-amino-6-(5-phosphoribosylamino)uracil reductase RibD: protein MNNDELYIKRCIELAQKALGSTYPNPLVGSVIVHNGEIIGEGYHHKAGENHAEINAINSVKNKDLIPESTIYVSLEPCAHYGKTPPCALKIKELGFKKVVIGAMDSHDKVNGKGKKIILDAGIEAVSGILEQECIELNKRFFTYHEKKRPYIILKWAESGDGFLDKDFKPTAVSNTLVNQFVHQLRADEHAILVGTQTALNDNPSLTVRNVEGTNPVRILIDFDLKVPSNFNIYNNEARTLVLNSVKEDTEGSIQFIKINRNNFLPELMEALYKEQIQSVIIEGGRFTLQQFINAGLWDEAIVIKNENLNLENGTKAPEFNHTPTAIENFRDNTVSFFRLK, encoded by the coding sequence ATGAACAACGACGAACTGTATATCAAAAGATGTATTGAGCTGGCTCAGAAAGCTCTTGGCAGCACCTATCCCAACCCTCTTGTAGGAAGTGTAATCGTACACAACGGAGAGATCATTGGTGAAGGCTACCATCATAAAGCTGGAGAAAACCATGCTGAGATCAACGCCATCAACTCTGTTAAAAATAAAGATCTTATTCCGGAATCTACCATCTATGTATCCCTGGAGCCCTGTGCACACTACGGAAAAACTCCACCTTGTGCTTTAAAGATTAAAGAATTAGGATTTAAAAAAGTGGTTATTGGTGCGATGGATTCTCATGATAAAGTCAATGGTAAAGGAAAGAAAATTATCCTGGATGCTGGAATTGAAGCCGTTTCAGGAATTCTTGAACAAGAATGTATTGAACTTAATAAAAGGTTTTTCACTTACCATGAAAAGAAAAGACCTTACATTATCCTAAAATGGGCAGAATCCGGTGATGGCTTTTTGGATAAAGACTTTAAACCAACAGCTGTTTCCAACACCTTGGTGAATCAGTTTGTTCATCAGTTAAGAGCTGACGAACATGCTATTCTGGTAGGCACCCAAACTGCCTTAAACGACAACCCAAGTCTTACTGTAAGGAATGTGGAAGGAACAAACCCGGTAAGAATTCTGATCGATTTTGATTTAAAAGTTCCGTCCAATTTCAACATTTATAATAATGAAGCAAGGACATTGGTTTTAAATTCAGTAAAAGAAGACACCGAAGGATCTATTCAATTTATTAAAATCAACAGGAATAATTTCCTGCCTGAACTTATGGAAGCATTGTATAAAGAACAGATACAGTCTGTGATTATAGAAGGGGGCCGTTTTACGCTACAGCAGTTCATCAATGCTGGTCTTTGGGACGAAGCCATTGTCATCAAAAATGAAAATCTGAACCTTGAAAACGGGACAAAAGCACCTGAATTCAATCATACACCCACTGCAATTGAAAATTTCAGAGACAATACAGTTTCTTTCTTCAGACTAAAATAA
- a CDS encoding GTP cyclohydrolase, whose product MSKVSIIEVKTAGQLKQFVKFPMDLYKNNPYYVPSFIKDEIKIWDANENPAFLYSESKQFLAVKNSKVVGRIAVIINHKEEKELDIKKVRFGWIDFIDDTEVSKALIQTAIDYAKEHNINKIEGPMGFTNLDKAGMLTMGFDKLATMIGIYNHAYYPKHLENLGLTKEKEWVEYEMNFPKILPEKVEKFSGLIAQKYKLSVLKFKSKEEILPYVEPMFKLLDETYKHLSTYTPISEEQIKTYKEKYFPFIDKNYVICVVDENQQLVSFAITMPSYSKALQKSKGKLFPFGWWHFLQAGKKNDRANFYLIGIHPEYQRRGVTAIIFKEIFVRFTSMGINFAETNPELEENKSVQLLWQDYNPVNHKRRRTYSMEVNK is encoded by the coding sequence ATGTCTAAGGTTTCAATTATTGAAGTAAAAACAGCCGGTCAACTAAAGCAATTCGTAAAATTTCCGATGGATCTGTACAAAAATAATCCGTACTATGTTCCATCCTTTATCAAAGACGAAATAAAAATATGGGATGCAAATGAAAATCCGGCATTCCTCTATTCCGAATCCAAGCAATTTCTGGCTGTAAAAAACAGTAAAGTAGTGGGAAGAATCGCAGTAATTATAAACCACAAGGAGGAAAAAGAATTAGACATCAAAAAAGTACGCTTTGGCTGGATAGATTTCATTGATGACACTGAGGTTTCTAAAGCATTGATTCAGACTGCCATTGATTATGCCAAAGAACATAACATCAATAAGATTGAAGGGCCTATGGGATTCACCAATCTTGACAAAGCCGGTATGCTGACAATGGGATTTGATAAACTGGCAACAATGATTGGAATTTACAATCATGCCTATTACCCTAAACATCTTGAAAATCTTGGATTAACCAAAGAAAAAGAATGGGTAGAATATGAGATGAATTTCCCGAAAATACTTCCTGAAAAAGTAGAAAAATTCAGTGGACTGATTGCTCAGAAATACAAACTCAGCGTTCTTAAATTCAAATCAAAGGAAGAAATCCTCCCGTATGTAGAACCTATGTTTAAGCTGCTGGATGAAACTTATAAGCATCTTTCTACTTATACTCCAATTTCTGAGGAACAGATCAAAACATACAAAGAGAAATATTTCCCGTTCATTGATAAAAATTATGTGATCTGCGTAGTGGATGAAAATCAGCAGCTGGTTTCTTTCGCGATTACGATGCCTTCTTATTCTAAAGCTTTACAAAAGTCAAAAGGAAAATTATTTCCTTTCGGATGGTGGCATTTCCTACAAGCAGGCAAAAAGAATGACAGAGCCAATTTTTACCTTATCGGGATTCACCCTGAATATCAAAGACGTGGCGTAACGGCAATTATCTTCAAAGAAATTTTTGTACGATTTACCAGTATGGGAATCAATTTCGCAGAAACTAATCCTGAACTTGAAGAAAATAAAAGTGTGCAGCTCCTATGGCAGGATTATAATCCGGTAAACCATAAGAGAAGAAGAACCTATTCAATGGAAGTGAATAAATGA
- a CDS encoding shikimate dehydrogenase family protein, translating to MDSNKKLGLIGKNISYSFSKKFFENKFQKLMLKNFSYDIFDLNEINEVENLFASPDLLGFNVTIPYKEKIIDYLDELSDEAEKIGAVNCVLIQDGKKTGYNTDAYGFEKTLLLHKTPSQDKALILGNGGAAKAVKYALDKQNIPSVTISRRTEINFENLDKETVAEHKIIIQCTPVGTFPNVTDCLNFPFDGLSSEHLIIDLIYNPNYTQFIINASEKGAKTVNGYYMLEQQAEKAWEIWNFQKK from the coding sequence ATGGATTCCAATAAAAAATTAGGATTGATAGGAAAAAATATTTCCTATTCTTTTTCTAAAAAATTCTTCGAAAATAAGTTCCAAAAGCTCATGCTAAAGAACTTCTCCTATGATATTTTTGATCTGAACGAAATCAATGAAGTGGAAAACCTTTTTGCTTCTCCGGACCTTTTAGGATTCAATGTTACCATTCCCTACAAAGAAAAAATCATTGATTATCTTGATGAATTAAGCGATGAAGCGGAGAAAATAGGTGCCGTAAACTGCGTTCTTATCCAGGATGGCAAAAAAACAGGTTATAATACGGATGCTTACGGATTTGAAAAAACTCTTCTTTTACACAAAACCCCTTCACAGGACAAAGCACTGATCTTAGGAAACGGCGGTGCTGCAAAAGCTGTAAAATATGCTTTAGATAAACAAAATATTCCTTCTGTAACTATTTCCAGAAGGACGGAAATCAATTTTGAAAACCTTGATAAAGAAACCGTTGCGGAACACAAAATAATCATTCAGTGTACCCCGGTAGGCACTTTCCCGAACGTTACAGACTGCCTGAATTTTCCTTTTGACGGGCTTTCTTCTGAACACCTGATCATCGATCTGATTTACAATCCCAACTACACTCAATTCATCATCAATGCCTCTGAAAAAGGAGCAAAGACAGTGAATGGATATTATATGCTTGAACAGCAAGCAGAAAAAGCTTGGGAAATTTGGAATTTTCAAAAAAAATAA
- a CDS encoding bacteriocin-like protein: MKNLKKVSRQSLKKVNGGNAPECCSFYPSSLQHCCATPSSMSCPPPWADGTFQC; the protein is encoded by the coding sequence ATGAAAAATTTAAAGAAAGTTTCAAGACAGAGTTTAAAGAAAGTAAACGGAGGAAACGCTCCTGAATGCTGCTCATTCTATCCGTCTTCATTACAGCATTGCTGTGCAACGCCTTCAAGTATGAGCTGCCCACCGCCTTGGGCAGATGGAACATTCCAATGCTAA
- a CDS encoding ABC transporter permease, whose protein sequence is MKNIAFYIASRYLLAKKGSTAVTFITWLSVGAMTVAVTAMFVIISVFSGLEDLNKDLISNLHADLTLKSVSGKTIKNLDTVNKVLGTHKEVSSFSRVIEEKVYISFNGKGDIAYLRGVDSAYVKVNPINKDVFYGTYPSFKYSNEVLMENSLDNRLSIPVDSSNHYATVFMPKPGTGIINKEEDIYNKRDISVTGVFPGKDQLDNYIISPIELAEELLNLPKKSAYQIVIKLKNPENADAVKQSLLSSLGKNIEIKTKEEENAAFWKMINTEKLFIYLIFALVIFITTFNLAGAIIILQLDKKEQAKSLISLGFPLSHLRLTYFYTGLLIVVSGVITGLILGTALCYFQLYTGFFRANEVLPFPVKIVGKNYLIVALTASLFGITISWFFSKISKEYITKN, encoded by the coding sequence TTGAAGAATATTGCATTTTACATAGCATCCAGATACCTTTTAGCTAAAAAAGGCAGTACCGCGGTTACGTTTATTACGTGGCTGTCTGTGGGTGCCATGACGGTTGCTGTGACTGCAATGTTCGTCATTATTTCTGTTTTTTCAGGTCTTGAGGATCTGAATAAAGACCTTATTTCCAATCTTCATGCTGACCTTACTTTAAAAAGCGTTTCCGGAAAAACTATTAAGAATCTGGATACCGTCAATAAAGTATTAGGCACCCATAAAGAAGTGAGCAGCTTCTCCCGTGTTATTGAAGAAAAAGTATACATCAGCTTCAACGGAAAAGGAGATATTGCTTATTTAAGAGGCGTTGATTCTGCTTACGTCAAAGTAAACCCGATCAATAAAGATGTTTTCTACGGAACTTATCCGAGCTTCAAATATTCCAATGAAGTATTGATGGAAAACAGTCTGGATAACAGACTTTCAATTCCTGTGGATTCTTCCAACCATTATGCGACAGTCTTTATGCCCAAACCGGGAACAGGGATTATCAATAAAGAAGAAGACATCTATAACAAAAGAGATATTTCAGTAACCGGTGTTTTCCCTGGAAAAGATCAGCTGGACAATTATATTATCTCTCCTATTGAGCTTGCGGAAGAGTTACTTAACCTTCCCAAAAAGTCAGCATACCAGATTGTCATTAAACTAAAAAATCCAGAAAATGCAGATGCTGTAAAACAAAGCCTGCTTTCTTCTCTCGGCAAAAATATTGAGATCAAAACCAAGGAAGAAGAAAATGCTGCTTTCTGGAAAATGATCAACACCGAAAAACTTTTTATCTACCTGATTTTTGCCCTGGTTATCTTCATTACCACCTTTAATCTTGCCGGAGCAATCATTATCCTTCAGCTTGATAAAAAAGAACAGGCAAAATCACTTATTTCACTAGGCTTTCCTTTAAGCCATTTGAGATTAACCTATTTCTACACCGGTCTCCTGATTGTTGTTTCGGGGGTGATTACCGGATTGATTCTTGGAACAGCACTTTGCTACTTCCAGCTTTACACAGGATTCTTCAGAGCTAATGAAGTTCTGCCGTTCCCGGTAAAAATTGTAGGAAAAAATTATCTTATTGTAGCCCTTACAGCTTCCTTGTTCGGAATCACTATTTCATGGTTTTTCTCAAAAATCAGCAAAGAATATATTACTAAAAACTAA
- a CDS encoding endonuclease — protein sequence MKRILSFLLLSITFIGGFAQAPAGYYNQPAGLTGAALKTALKNIITNGHVDHGYGGLWTGYATTDRDYFYENDGTILDIYSENPNGPDQYNFILGTNQCGSNGYANEGDCYNREHVIPQSLFNSASPMVADIHFIRATDGKVNGMRSNYPFGVVGATSFISKNGSKLGTSVSPGYSGTVFEPIDAFKGDIARMFLYFVTRYEDKLSNFTTGDMLGNTAFPGLQPWALNQYLAWNAMDPVSAEEIARNNASYTYQGNRNPFIDHPEYVTQIWGSPVIDNQAPTAATNVVANNPTSNSIAVSWTAATDNVGVTSYQVYANGALKANVSGTTTSTVVSGLAPLTQYTFYVIAKDAFGNSSPQSTTAIETTLDTPAGGGSCGTEDFEMITGAANTYLTANWTNNGISWTATDARVDQTINNKAITIRNGTLTSSTLSSGIQNLTLTTQLKFSGSAGYFNVFVNDVNVGTIPYSTVVTTTTINNINVSGNVVIKLTNSSTSNRVALDDLSWACFGTLGTAETQKSKSEFTIYPNPVKNNELFVKGENLSKISKADIYDLSGKLIETIVNPFKHSNKINLKGVVKGTYILKTDNFSTKFIVD from the coding sequence ATGAAACGAATTTTATCTTTTTTACTGTTAAGTATAACATTTATCGGCGGTTTTGCACAAGCTCCCGCAGGATATTATAATCAACCAGCAGGATTAACAGGTGCAGCTCTTAAAACAGCTCTTAAAAATATTATCACCAATGGACATGTTGATCATGGATATGGCGGTTTATGGACAGGCTATGCCACTACAGACCGTGATTATTTTTATGAAAATGACGGAACTATTCTTGATATTTATTCTGAAAATCCAAATGGACCGGATCAGTATAATTTCATCCTGGGAACCAATCAATGCGGATCTAACGGCTATGCTAATGAAGGTGACTGCTACAACAGAGAGCACGTAATACCTCAGAGTTTATTCAACAGTGCTTCTCCTATGGTCGCTGATATTCATTTTATCCGTGCTACCGATGGAAAAGTAAACGGAATGAGATCCAACTACCCTTTCGGAGTTGTTGGTGCTACTTCTTTCATCTCTAAAAACGGATCAAAACTAGGTACATCCGTATCACCAGGATACTCAGGTACTGTATTTGAGCCTATTGATGCTTTCAAAGGAGATATTGCCAGAATGTTCCTTTATTTTGTGACAAGATACGAAGACAAACTTTCTAATTTCACTACCGGTGATATGCTTGGAAACACGGCATTCCCGGGACTACAGCCTTGGGCATTGAATCAATATTTAGCATGGAATGCAATGGATCCTGTATCTGCGGAAGAAATTGCAAGAAACAATGCTTCTTATACTTATCAGGGAAACAGAAACCCTTTCATTGATCACCCTGAATATGTTACTCAAATCTGGGGATCTCCGGTAATTGATAACCAAGCACCTACAGCAGCAACTAACGTTGTTGCCAACAATCCAACTTCAAACTCTATTGCTGTAAGCTGGACAGCCGCTACAGATAATGTAGGAGTAACTTCTTATCAGGTTTACGCTAACGGTGCATTAAAAGCTAATGTTTCCGGTACAACAACATCTACTGTCGTATCAGGATTAGCTCCACTTACTCAATATACTTTCTATGTAATTGCTAAAGATGCTTTCGGAAACTCATCTCCACAAAGTACAACAGCTATAGAAACTACTCTTGACACGCCTGCAGGAGGTGGAAGCTGTGGAACAGAAGATTTTGAAATGATCACCGGTGCAGCGAATACTTATCTGACAGCCAACTGGACGAACAACGGAATTTCATGGACTGCTACAGACGCAAGAGTTGACCAGACCATTAATAATAAAGCCATTACCATCAGAAACGGTACTTTAACAAGTTCAACACTTTCAAGCGGAATCCAGAATTTAACTTTAACAACACAGTTAAAATTCTCAGGAAGTGCAGGATATTTCAATGTTTTTGTAAACGATGTTAATGTAGGAACTATTCCTTACAGTACTGTTGTCACTACAACTACCATTAACAATATCAACGTAAGCGGAAACGTTGTCATTAAGCTGACCAATTCTTCTACTTCCAACAGAGTTGCTCTGGATGACCTTAGCTGGGCATGTTTCGGTACATTAGGAACTGCTGAAACTCAAAAAAGCAAATCAGAATTCACTATCTACCCTAACCCGGTAAAAAACAATGAATTATTTGTAAAAGGAGAAAATCTTAGCAAAATTTCAAAAGCCGATATCTATGACCTTTCCGGAAAATTAATTGAAACAATCGTTAATCCTTTCAAACATTCAAATAAAATTAACCTTAAAGGTGTTGTAAAAGGAACTTACATCCTGAAAACAGATAATTTCTCTACTAAATTTATCGTAGATTAA